From a single Bacteroidia bacterium genomic region:
- a CDS encoding fatty acid desaturase family protein codes for MRTFDASELGFKLNPSELKPLYKTKSWLHGAAMLMDWILIFAAIFLYVQFPAPWVYFFAVLVIGARMHALAILMHDATHFRFLKNKTLNDLFSNLFIMYPIFSSIEVYRKNHLAHHQKLNTEEDPDWVAKLGNRAFTFPKSRLEFFLMLGSYLILYQGIMDSIWFFKRFGGMGKKQNSQTKGTPVKLIFYLVLFGTITWLGIWKYYLLFWIVPYLSTFFMFQYIRSVAEHFGGLAYDNLLSSTRTVKPNLLESFFISPHQVGYHLEHHLYPGVPFYHLPKLHKLLRKQEEFVEKAHLTQGYTTGLIQELSGG; via the coding sequence ATGAGAACATTTGATGCAAGTGAGTTAGGCTTTAAACTCAATCCTTCAGAGCTGAAACCACTCTATAAAACCAAATCCTGGCTTCACGGTGCTGCCATGTTGATGGACTGGATCCTGATTTTTGCAGCGATCTTTCTCTACGTTCAATTCCCGGCGCCCTGGGTGTATTTTTTTGCGGTATTGGTCATTGGTGCCAGAATGCATGCGCTGGCAATCCTGATGCATGATGCTACGCATTTTCGGTTTTTGAAAAACAAAACCCTGAATGACCTGTTTTCCAATCTGTTTATCATGTATCCCATCTTTTCGTCAATTGAAGTTTACCGAAAAAATCACCTGGCCCACCACCAAAAACTGAACACGGAGGAAGACCCCGACTGGGTAGCCAAACTGGGGAATCGCGCATTTACCTTTCCGAAATCCCGGCTGGAATTTTTTCTCATGCTCGGCTCATACCTCATCCTTTATCAGGGAATCATGGATTCCATCTGGTTTTTCAAAAGATTTGGGGGAATGGGGAAAAAACAAAACTCACAAACAAAAGGAACGCCAGTGAAACTCATTTTTTACCTTGTGCTTTTTGGTACCATCACGTGGCTGGGAATCTGGAAATATTACCTGCTCTTTTGGATCGTGCCCTACCTCTCCACTTTTTTCATGTTTCAGTATATACGGAGCGTGGCTGAGCATTTTGGTGGACTGGCCTACGATAATCTGCTTTCTTCAACCCGAACCGTAAAACCCAACCTTCTTGAAAGTTTCTTTATTTCCCCTCACCAGGTAGGTTACCATTTGGAACACCATCTATATCCGGGCGTTCCATTTTATCATCTGCCCAAACTGCACAAGCTACTCCGGAAACAGGAGGAGTTTGTGGAAAAAGCCCATTTAACTCAGGGATATACTACCGGTTTGATACAGGAACTAAGCGGAGGGTAA
- a CDS encoding bifunctional 4-hydroxy-2-oxoglutarate aldolase/2-dehydro-3-deoxy-phosphogluconate aldolase, which produces MARFTRIQVATTFQQMGILPLFYHADLELCKNLLKACYDGGIRALEFTNRGDFAHEVFGELNKYAAKELPEMILGIGSVLDAGTASLFIQLGANFVVSPVLNPDMAKVCNRRKILWAPGCGSLSEISYAEELGAEIVKIFPGAEVGGPSFVKAVKGPCPWSSIMPTGGVSPTREGLKEWFDAGVTCVGMGSQLISADIIKNRDYASLTQKVKDALALVKEVRK; this is translated from the coding sequence ATGGCACGTTTTACACGAATTCAGGTAGCGACTACCTTTCAGCAGATGGGGATACTTCCACTGTTTTATCATGCAGACCTTGAGCTCTGCAAAAATCTGCTTAAAGCTTGTTATGACGGAGGTATCCGTGCACTGGAGTTCACCAACCGGGGTGATTTTGCCCATGAGGTATTTGGTGAATTGAATAAATACGCAGCGAAAGAACTGCCTGAAATGATTTTGGGCATAGGTTCGGTGCTGGATGCCGGCACTGCTTCATTATTTATTCAACTGGGCGCCAATTTTGTGGTTTCCCCTGTACTGAACCCCGACATGGCGAAAGTCTGCAACCGCCGCAAAATTCTCTGGGCTCCGGGTTGCGGGAGTTTGTCTGAAATCAGCTATGCGGAAGAATTGGGGGCTGAAATTGTGAAAATTTTCCCCGGTGCGGAAGTAGGCGGCCCCAGCTTTGTAAAAGCGGTGAAAGGCCCGTGTCCATGGTCCAGTATTATGCCCACCGGTGGGGTAAGTCCTACCCGTGAAGGACTGAAAGAATGGTTTGACGCAGGCGTTACCTGCGTAGGCATGGGCTCACAACTGATCTCCGCAGACATCATCAAAAACCGCGATTACGCCAGTCTGACCCAAAAGGTAAAAGATGCGCTGGCTTTGGTTAAAGAAGTGCGCAAATAG